The following DNA comes from Bacteroidota bacterium.
ACCTGCATCCCGTGACAAGTAACGCAGTACAGATGACGCGTAACGAGTACGTGGTAACGTGTAACCTGCATACCGTAACCTGTAATATGGTACGGATGACATGTAACCTGCATCCCGTGACAGGTAACGCGGTACAGGTAACGCGTAATGTGATGCGCGTGACGTGTAATGTGGTACAGGTGACGTGTCACTTGTTACACTTTCATCGTCCCGAAACGCGAAAACAGCAGGATTTCAACTATTGTCAGGAAAAGGGACAGAAAGTCACTGATGTGGACAATAAAAATATGCAAATTTTTAGAGAATATTTTGCTATTCCGAAGGCAGTCAGGTTTGCGAATTCCATCGAAGTACGAAAAAAATACGAACCTGCGAACCACGAAGTGTTCGTACTTCGTAAGTTCGTAAAAGATTCGTACTGTGGTGAAATCAAGTTTCGGAAAGTCGATTTGCTTTGGTATATTTTTAACCCATCATTCACTTTGCAAATAGAATATTCTCAAATGCTGGCAACTGAAACCACTCAGGCAATTAAAGAAGGAAATATTCTGAAACTCAGAACCGGGCATATTTGATGATGACGTTTAAACCGAACTTTATGAAGTAAGTGAGATTGCTAAAAAAAAACCCTGAAGAAATCCTTCAGAGGTTTTGTTTTAGTAGCGGGGACAAGATTCGAACTTGTGACCTTTGGGTTATGAGCCCAACGAGCTACCCCTGCTCTACCCCGCAATATTTTGGAAAGCAAATATAATTTGTTTTCCTCACACCAAAGATAAATATTTTTAAGCAATATGCAAAACCATTTCGATGAAGGGAGAGTAATTCCCTATGAATTTACTTATGTCTTCGTTCAAGTACTTCAATCACTTCATCCAGCAAAATATTTTTTGCTTCGAGAAGAACAAGCAAATGAAAAAGCAAATCGGCTGATTCGTTTTTAAATTTTTCGGAGTCATTATCTTTTGCTTCAATGATGACCTCCGTAGCTTCTTCACCAACTTTCTGCGCAATTTTATTTATTCCTTCTTTGAAAAGAGAAGAGGTATAAGATTTTTCTGAAGGATTATTTTTCCTGTCTTTGATTATCTGCTGGAGTTTTGACAAAAAGTTTTCAGAATTTTTTTCGTTGAAACAAGTATCGCTTCCGGAGTGACAAGCGGGACCAACAGGATTTGTTTTAATGAGAATTGTATCGTTGTCGCAATCGAGTAAAATTTTTTTCACATTCAGAAAATTTCCGGAAGTTTCTCCTTTCGTCCACAAACGATTTTTGCTGCGGCTGAAAAATGTAACGCGGTTTTCTTTTTGAGTTTTTGCAAATGCTTCTTCGTTCATGTAGCCGAGCATGAGCACAACATTTGTATTCGCATCCTGAACAATTGCAGGAATTAATTTTTGTTTTTTGAAATCGGGTTGCATTGTATTTGTATTTCTTGCCTACTGCCAACTGCTTACTGCCTCTTTGTATTTATTCTGTTCCGATATGAATGAGCGCATCGCCTTCGTTCACCACGGGTTTATTATTTATGCCGATAAGAAATCCATCCGTTGGCGCAATGAGTTGTTTTTCCAAATCTGCATAGGGAGAACTTACAGTGCCAATGAGTTGGTCTTTCTCTACAAACGTTCCGAATTTTTTTGTGGTGCGAAACAATCCTGAAATCCTCGCACGAATCCATTTAGAATCATTGAGCGTTATGCTTTGGGATTTTGGTGCACTGACATCGAGCATTTTTAAACTTTTCAAAAGACGGAGGCAACCGTTTATTCCTTCTGTGATTCCAATTGTATTG
Coding sequences within:
- a CDS encoding bifunctional phosphoribosyl-AMP cyclohydrolase/phosphoribosyl-ATP diphosphatase HisIE, whose amino-acid sequence is MQPDFKKQKLIPAIVQDANTNVVLMLGYMNEEAFAKTQKENRVTFFSRSKNRLWTKGETSGNFLNVKKILLDCDNDTILIKTNPVGPACHSGSDTCFNEKNSENFLSKLQQIIKDRKNNPSEKSYTSSLFKEGINKIAQKVGEEATEVIIEAKDNDSEKFKNESADLLFHLLVLLEAKNILLDEVIEVLERRHK